From one Henriciella marina DSM 19595 genomic stretch:
- a CDS encoding GDSL-type esterase/lipase family protein, which yields MKHNAKIWLTVCLGSAALLAGCQSTGETPAEETTTTTTSAALPIASPIALTRSSPFVSEMYNFLVQDEVMPPTACSTVFTGSSSIRFWFTLEEDFPELDAVNRGFGGSGIAHATAYFDLLLTPHQPREIVFYSGENDVSAGASPNDILASFQTFLDKKTAALGDTPVYFVSIKPSIARLGQLETQTAANRLIADYAATRDDLTYIDITEPMMDGDTPKDLFISDRLHMNAAGYDIWTKIISDALADPGRPSAKDCT from the coding sequence ATGAAACACAACGCAAAGATCTGGCTAACCGTTTGCCTTGGAAGCGCAGCCTTGCTGGCCGGGTGTCAGTCCACTGGCGAGACGCCCGCTGAAGAAACGACCACCACGACCACCTCCGCCGCCCTCCCAATCGCCTCACCAATCGCGCTCACCCGCAGCTCGCCATTCGTATCGGAGATGTACAATTTCCTCGTCCAGGACGAAGTGATGCCGCCCACCGCTTGCAGCACGGTGTTTACGGGCAGCTCCAGCATCCGGTTCTGGTTTACGCTCGAAGAGGATTTCCCTGAGCTCGATGCCGTCAATCGCGGTTTTGGCGGTTCAGGCATCGCGCATGCGACCGCGTATTTCGACCTTCTGCTTACCCCGCATCAGCCGCGCGAGATCGTCTTCTATTCTGGCGAAAATGACGTGAGCGCGGGCGCGAGCCCCAATGATATCCTGGCATCCTTCCAGACCTTTCTCGACAAGAAAACGGCAGCGCTCGGCGACACACCCGTCTATTTCGTCTCGATCAAACCCTCGATCGCGCGGCTCGGCCAGCTTGAGACCCAGACCGCCGCGAACCGTCTCATCGCGGACTATGCCGCGACCCGCGATGACCTGACATATATCGACATCACCGAACCGATGATGGACGGCGACACGCCGAAGGACCTCTTCATCAGCGACCGCTTGCATATGAATGCGGCAGGCTATGACATCTGGACGAAGATCATCTCCGATGCGCTAGCCGACCCGGGCCGCCCATCGGCCAAGGATTGCACATAG
- a CDS encoding VOC family protein, whose translation MTRIRLRQLVIAAESLKTADRLRTVLGLGQPFADPGVKEFGLENAVFAIGDQFLEVVAPTTKDAPARRFLDRYGEGGYMAILQTDDIASARSLIDIAGIRRVWDIDLDDISASHVHPADVGAAILSVDEARPWNSWRWGGPDWKKRSVEGRLGGAIFEAPDPPALATRWGAAIGQPVTTSKGQTVIDLEGEGRLIFEEGKREALATFCINIKNAMKALERADRLDLDTDGDGVIIGGVRFELNNLETADAG comes from the coding sequence ATGACCCGGATACGCCTGCGACAGCTCGTCATCGCTGCCGAAAGCCTGAAGACCGCCGATCGCTTGCGAACGGTGCTCGGGCTCGGCCAACCTTTTGCTGATCCTGGCGTAAAGGAGTTCGGGCTTGAGAATGCCGTGTTCGCCATTGGCGACCAGTTCCTCGAAGTCGTCGCGCCCACCACCAAAGATGCGCCTGCCCGCCGGTTTCTCGACCGGTACGGCGAAGGCGGCTACATGGCGATCCTGCAGACAGACGATATCGCCAGCGCCCGCAGCCTGATCGATATTGCCGGCATCCGCCGCGTCTGGGATATCGACCTTGATGATATTAGCGCCAGCCACGTGCACCCCGCCGATGTCGGCGCGGCGATCCTGTCGGTCGACGAGGCACGGCCCTGGAATAGCTGGCGTTGGGGCGGACCGGACTGGAAGAAACGATCCGTCGAGGGCCGTCTCGGCGGCGCAATTTTCGAAGCGCCTGATCCACCGGCGCTCGCAACACGCTGGGGCGCGGCCATCGGCCAGCCTGTAACGACCAGCAAGGGCCAGACCGTCATAGACCTTGAGGGCGAAGGCCGGCTCATCTTCGAAGAGGGCAAGCGCGAAGCGCTCGCCACCTTCTGCATCAATATCAAGAATGCCATGAAGGCGCTGGAACGCGCCGACCGGCTGGACCTTGATACTGATGGTGACGGCGTCATCATCGGCGGGGTCCGCTTTGAGCTCAATAATCTGGAGACGGCAGACGCCGGTTAG
- a CDS encoding c-type cytochrome gives MDSRAEADQDGEQWQKRRDERMMTGWRTMVFLAVGFWPVAACGTGEEMTSPTLAAPERVDAARVDTASVSAPESELVGQGEAIAESLCAGCHAIGLTGESAHHEAMPFRQISWHYPVEVLAEPLAEGIMVAHPEMPQWQFEPQQIDALLAYLETVQVPEEG, from the coding sequence ATGGACAGCCGGGCCGAGGCGGATCAGGATGGCGAACAATGGCAGAAGCGAAGGGATGAGCGCATGATGACAGGTTGGCGGACGATGGTGTTTCTGGCGGTTGGCTTCTGGCCGGTGGCTGCCTGCGGGACCGGAGAGGAAATGACCTCTCCAACACTGGCCGCCCCCGAGCGGGTGGACGCTGCGCGTGTCGACACGGCATCGGTGAGCGCACCGGAGAGTGAGCTTGTCGGGCAGGGCGAGGCGATTGCCGAGAGCCTCTGCGCCGGATGCCACGCCATCGGCCTGACGGGCGAGAGCGCCCACCACGAAGCCATGCCGTTCCGGCAGATCTCCTGGCACTATCCGGTCGAGGTTCTCGCTGAGCCGCTGGCGGAAGGCATCATGGTTGCCCACCCGGAAATGCCGCAATGGCAGTTCGAGCCGCAGCAGATCGACGCGCTGCTGGCCTATCTCGAGACGGTGCAGGTGCCCGAAGAAGGGTGA
- a CDS encoding S9 family peptidase, with translation MPSKELTIERLYASPSLNGPSPTGVKYSPDGTRVTFLKAREADSSRYDLWQFDVETGEQSMLVDSTLLEPEEVELSEEEKALRERKRIAGRKGIVSYDWGTADTILVPLGGNLHLVSLTETGAEPRQLTETDAFEYDARVSPGGNFVSFVRDGAVFVIELATGEERQITPDAEPGNAISYGVAEFVAQEEMSRYTGYWWSPDERHIAFTKVDESTVDIIERFDIKAEETTVIDQRYPRAGTKNALVELFVHNLDNGEDTSLTSVGPDTYLARVNWTGDSLWFQTVNRDQTEIRYNRAEGAPWQVSSPLTENQDKWINLSNDFVEMDEGVLLTTEETGYRHLAIAPKGSNASELRFLTSGDWAVESLKTVDQENGLAYFAGYADTPLEQHLYSVPLGGGEPTRITEAGKSWSVSMAPDGQSFVATSSAPNQPPQTGLYTAGGDLIAWVEENALNESHPYFQYLGAHAEPEFGTLEAEDGQTLYYSILKPADFDASRTYPAIVEVYGGPHVQTVDRDWESLSDQYLVRQGYVVFRLDNRGMANRGKAFEDVIYRQTGGPEVRDQLVGVDWLKSQPFVDPDRVAIQGWSYGGYMTLMTILQAPEGTFVAAVAGAPVTDWSLYDTFYTERYMDTPEDNPDGYDKSSVFYHLDRLETALPDLLLVHGMADDNVTFDNTTRLMAEMQQKGIVFDLMTYPGQRHGIRGEALQTHLMKTRMAFLNRQLKE, from the coding sequence TTGCCCTCAAAAGAGCTGACCATCGAGCGCCTCTACGCGTCCCCCTCGCTGAACGGCCCATCGCCGACGGGCGTGAAATATTCGCCTGACGGAACGCGGGTGACTTTCCTGAAGGCGCGCGAAGCAGACTCCAGCCGCTATGATCTCTGGCAGTTCGACGTGGAGACGGGCGAGCAGAGCATGCTTGTCGACTCGACCCTATTGGAGCCTGAAGAGGTCGAGCTTTCTGAAGAGGAAAAGGCGCTGCGTGAGCGCAAGCGTATTGCAGGACGCAAGGGCATTGTCAGCTATGACTGGGGCACGGCAGATACGATCCTGGTGCCGCTCGGCGGGAACCTTCATCTTGTCTCGCTGACGGAAACGGGCGCCGAACCGCGCCAGCTCACCGAGACAGATGCCTTCGAATATGACGCCCGCGTCTCGCCGGGCGGCAACTTCGTCAGTTTCGTGCGAGACGGCGCCGTCTTCGTGATCGAGCTTGCAACAGGTGAGGAACGCCAGATCACGCCCGACGCCGAGCCGGGCAATGCCATCTCCTATGGCGTCGCCGAGTTCGTCGCGCAGGAAGAAATGAGCCGGTACACTGGGTATTGGTGGAGCCCAGATGAGCGCCACATCGCCTTCACCAAAGTCGATGAAAGCACGGTCGACATCATCGAGCGCTTCGACATCAAGGCTGAGGAAACCACGGTCATCGACCAGCGCTATCCGCGTGCGGGGACCAAGAATGCGCTGGTCGAGCTGTTCGTGCACAATCTGGATAATGGTGAGGATACGAGCCTCACAAGCGTCGGGCCCGACACCTATCTGGCTCGCGTCAACTGGACTGGCGACAGCCTCTGGTTCCAGACGGTGAACCGCGACCAGACAGAGATCCGCTATAACCGCGCCGAAGGTGCGCCCTGGCAGGTGTCGTCACCGCTGACGGAAAACCAGGACAAGTGGATCAATCTTTCCAATGATTTTGTCGAGATGGATGAAGGCGTCCTGCTGACCACCGAAGAGACCGGCTATCGTCATCTCGCCATCGCGCCGAAGGGCAGCAATGCAAGCGAGCTGCGTTTCCTGACAAGCGGTGACTGGGCTGTCGAAAGCCTGAAGACCGTGGATCAAGAGAATGGACTTGCCTATTTCGCCGGCTATGCCGACACGCCGCTGGAGCAGCATCTTTATTCTGTCCCGCTCGGCGGCGGCGAGCCGACGCGCATCACGGAAGCCGGCAAGTCGTGGTCGGTGAGTATGGCACCAGACGGGCAGTCTTTTGTCGCTACTTCTTCAGCCCCGAACCAGCCGCCGCAGACGGGCCTCTATACGGCTGGCGGCGACCTGATCGCCTGGGTCGAAGAGAACGCGTTGAATGAGAGCCACCCCTATTTCCAGTATCTCGGTGCCCACGCCGAGCCTGAGTTCGGCACGCTGGAGGCCGAGGATGGCCAGACGCTTTACTATTCCATCCTGAAGCCTGCCGATTTCGACGCCTCGAGGACCTATCCGGCCATTGTCGAGGTCTATGGCGGCCCGCATGTCCAGACCGTGGACCGCGACTGGGAGAGCCTGTCGGACCAGTATCTGGTACGTCAGGGCTATGTGGTGTTCCGGCTGGACAATCGCGGCATGGCAAACCGGGGCAAGGCGTTTGAAGACGTCATCTATCGCCAGACCGGCGGGCCGGAAGTGCGCGACCAGCTGGTCGGCGTGGACTGGCTGAAATCACAGCCCTTTGTCGACCCTGACCGCGTCGCCATCCAGGGCTGGTCCTATGGTGGCTACATGACGCTGATGACGATCCTGCAGGCACCGGAAGGCACCTTCGTCGCCGCCGTCGCTGGCGCGCCGGTCACCGACTGGTCGCTCTATGATACCTTCTATACCGAGCGCTATATGGACACGCCCGAAGACAATCCGGACGGCTATGACAAGTCATCCGTTTTCTATCACCTCGACCGGCTCGAGACCGCGCTGCCAGACCTCCTTCTGGTGCATGGCATGGCGGACGATAATGTCACCTTCGACAATACGACCCGTCTGATGGCCGAGATGCAGCAAAAGGGCATCGTGTTCGACCTGATGACCTATCCGGGGCAACGCCACGGCATTCGCGGAGAGGCGCTGCAGACCCATCTGATGAAGACGCGGATGGCTTTCCTGAACCGGCAGCTCAAAGAGTAA
- a CDS encoding DUF917 domain-containing protein — MKSMMCASLLGALLGPGLAGCTPQSQGAEAQEPSADPRILSEQELVDILVGSCIQSTRNCDPSGSIEAVRAAFSEGLTFRLIAPEAVPDDGMVVAVQGIGGGGPWQHVIDRTEEQGLPKIENMERAVVDLFADYTGKKVAALVRSEAAGATATALLLGAEMGIPTLDGGITGRAVPEVQQSIPWINGIASVPTAIVTPWGDQIIIRHAVDEYRVEDITRAIAVASAGDALITMTPMSGADLERGILPGNITEAETYGRTVREARDAGRDPIAALVEVSGGYRLFEGVVTVSEERGERGFNWVEAMLDGTGDYEGETYRVYVKNENIVSWRNGVLDAISPDYIYNLDPETGQSTLGVGYGGYVVGERVAFVGVPAPAPWRSERGIELIGPRHFGFDFDYVPIETLQDGEARPD; from the coding sequence ATGAAATCGATGATGTGTGCCAGCCTTCTGGGCGCGCTGCTGGGTCCCGGTCTGGCTGGCTGCACGCCGCAGTCGCAAGGGGCCGAGGCGCAGGAACCGAGCGCTGATCCCCGGATCCTTAGCGAACAGGAACTGGTCGATATACTTGTCGGGTCGTGCATCCAGTCGACGCGCAATTGCGATCCGAGCGGATCAATCGAGGCAGTGCGCGCGGCGTTCAGTGAGGGACTGACTTTCCGTCTGATCGCGCCAGAGGCGGTGCCAGATGACGGTATGGTCGTTGCTGTTCAGGGGATTGGCGGCGGCGGCCCTTGGCAGCATGTCATCGACCGCACCGAGGAACAGGGCCTGCCGAAAATCGAGAATATGGAACGGGCCGTGGTCGATCTCTTTGCCGATTATACCGGCAAGAAGGTGGCTGCGCTGGTCCGGTCAGAGGCGGCAGGAGCCACGGCGACCGCGCTTTTGCTGGGCGCGGAGATGGGCATCCCGACACTGGACGGCGGCATAACGGGCCGCGCCGTGCCAGAAGTTCAACAGTCCATCCCGTGGATTAACGGCATTGCCTCCGTGCCGACTGCGATCGTGACGCCGTGGGGCGACCAGATCATCATCAGGCATGCGGTTGATGAGTACCGGGTTGAGGATATTACGCGCGCCATCGCTGTCGCCAGTGCAGGCGACGCGCTGATCACGATGACGCCGATGTCGGGCGCTGATCTGGAGCGGGGCATTCTGCCCGGCAATATCACCGAAGCAGAGACCTATGGCCGGACGGTGCGCGAGGCGCGCGACGCTGGCCGCGACCCGATTGCCGCGCTTGTCGAGGTTTCGGGCGGCTACCGCCTGTTCGAAGGGGTGGTGACGGTGTCGGAAGAGCGCGGTGAGAGAGGCTTCAACTGGGTCGAGGCCATGCTTGACGGGACCGGCGATTATGAAGGTGAGACCTACCGCGTCTATGTGAAGAATGAGAACATCGTCAGCTGGCGCAATGGCGTGCTCGATGCGATTTCACCGGACTATATTTACAATCTGGACCCGGAGACGGGCCAGTCGACACTGGGCGTCGGTTATGGCGGTTATGTCGTTGGTGAACGCGTGGCTTTTGTCGGCGTACCGGCGCCTGCGCCATGGCGCAGTGAGCGGGGCATCGAGCTTATCGGGCCGCGCCACTTTGGCTTTGATTTCGACTATGTGCCGATCGAGACGCTGCAGGACGGTGAAGCAAGGCCGGACTAG
- a CDS encoding phosphatase PAP2 family protein: MRNVTSHILPAAIAALVFAVLAVAVANEAMLVGVDAAISDGVQALRSPATDWIVVFVTLLGDATSLTFIAISVVIALLLRRAWWAAAFSAFAFITTPIIVKLIKSFIARDRPTADLYAGVESFSFPSGHMTNSTVIYGALAIFAAHALTGIWQKATVAGFILLIALIGFSRVYLGAHWPTDVIGAVLLASVMLFLVAWGFDQLPGEGRFARPFTLVMVVMLAVWGVYGFITLEVALDMYALDVTPEGTIEVEPAE; this comes from the coding sequence ATGCGTAATGTAACCTCTCATATTCTGCCTGCGGCGATTGCCGCGCTTGTCTTTGCCGTGCTGGCCGTCGCCGTGGCGAATGAGGCCATGCTGGTGGGCGTGGATGCTGCGATCAGTGATGGTGTCCAGGCCCTGCGTAGCCCGGCGACTGACTGGATCGTCGTTTTCGTGACGCTTCTGGGGGACGCGACCTCTCTTACGTTTATCGCGATTAGCGTCGTTATTGCCCTCTTGCTGCGGCGGGCCTGGTGGGCGGCGGCCTTCAGTGCATTCGCGTTCATCACCACCCCCATTATCGTCAAACTCATCAAGAGCTTCATCGCGCGCGACCGGCCAACGGCCGACCTTTATGCCGGTGTGGAGAGCTTCAGCTTTCCGTCCGGCCATATGACGAACTCGACCGTCATCTATGGGGCGCTGGCCATCTTCGCGGCGCATGCGCTGACCGGAATCTGGCAGAAGGCGACTGTCGCGGGCTTCATCCTGCTGATCGCGCTGATCGGTTTCTCCCGCGTCTATCTTGGGGCCCACTGGCCGACCGACGTGATCGGTGCTGTCCTGCTGGCGAGTGTGATGCTGTTCCTCGTGGCCTGGGGGTTTGACCAGCTGCCGGGCGAGGGCCGGTTTGCGAGGCCATTTACGCTTGTCATGGTCGTCATGCTGGCGGTCTGGGGCGTCTATGGCTTTATCACGCTTGAGGTCGCCCTCGATATGTATGCTCTGGATGTGACCCCTGAGGGGACCATCGAGGTTGAGCCGGCCGAGTAG
- a CDS encoding DUF948 domain-containing protein produces the protein MDMSRAAKPVRREPDPPHTRNALLPTGSGAIPEPGTAPAPLDANVLNAKKHCGENVRGDEMELLQHYWVNLTEAQASLVSTAVLIVAGGLGVLFGAALFGGRVKNLKSALEASNEVIQKHQQEAKAQLEAMEEQMSATLGAVSQLRSSVFDLRSDVEEKVTDAAGQRRQTFKNHWYAIRDELQRRASDPRIHGKTRTRYAGYSNSQISALLQAMETDGNLYSREAKAYRDAQDLWTWHRNGRPNMNEGDVQKMRELAIELVPDYRPD, from the coding sequence ATGGACATGAGCCGCGCGGCCAAGCCGGTCCGCCGCGAACCAGACCCCCCGCACACCCGGAATGCCTTACTGCCAACGGGCAGCGGGGCTATTCCGGAGCCCGGCACGGCCCCCGCCCCACTTGACGCGAACGTCCTTAACGCGAAGAAACACTGCGGTGAAAATGTCCGGGGGGACGAGATGGAGCTACTGCAACACTATTGGGTCAATCTGACAGAGGCGCAGGCCTCTCTCGTTTCAACGGCCGTGCTGATCGTGGCGGGCGGGCTTGGCGTCCTGTTTGGCGCGGCGCTCTTTGGCGGCCGAGTCAAAAACCTCAAATCTGCGCTCGAAGCCTCCAATGAGGTCATCCAGAAACACCAGCAAGAGGCCAAGGCACAGCTGGAAGCGATGGAAGAGCAGATGAGCGCCACGCTCGGCGCTGTCAGCCAGTTGCGCTCCAGCGTGTTCGACCTTCGCTCCGATGTTGAGGAAAAGGTCACGGACGCTGCCGGCCAGAGACGCCAGACCTTCAAGAACCACTGGTATGCCATCCGTGATGAGCTACAGCGCCGCGCCTCCGATCCCCGTATCCACGGCAAGACGCGCACCCGTTATGCTGGCTATTCCAACAGCCAGATCAGTGCCCTCCTCCAGGCGATGGAAACCGACGGCAACCTCTATAGCCGCGAGGCCAAAGCCTATCGAGACGCGCAGGATCTCTGGACCTGGCACCGCAATGGCAGGCCGAACATGAATGAAGGCGACGTGCAGAAAATGCGCGAACTTGCCATCGAACTGGTCCCCGATTACCGGCCCGACTGA
- the ettA gene encoding energy-dependent translational throttle protein EttA: MAGQQYVFNMQGLSKTYPGGKKVFENIHLSFLPDAKIGVVGVNGSGKSTLLRIMAGEDTEFNGEANAAPGAKVGYLPQEPKLDESMTVFENIASQCPEKQLVDKFNEISMKLGEEYTDELMEEMTAMQEQVDSADAWDIDSKIEMAMVALGCPEGDAAVDKLSGGEIRRVAICQLLLSKPDMILMDEPTNHLDAETVAWLQNYLINFPGCVILVTHDRYFLDKITDWILEIDRGRGNPYKGNYSDWVEQKAKRMEQEAREDAGKKRTLAKELEWVRAGAKARQTKSKARIQSYEERAAEAERETVSHAQIRIPPGPRLGNIVIEAEDLRKAFGNNLLIDDLSFKLPPGGIVGVIGPNGAGKSTLFKMILGLEEPDTGSIRVGDTVKLGYVDQSRDKLDDKKNVWEEISDGLDVINLGGVEVSSRAYTGAFNFKGSDQQKKVGQLSGGERNRVHLAKMLRQGSNCLLLDEPTNDLDVETLQALEEGLDGFPGSVVVISHDRWFLDRMATHILAFEGDSHVEWFEGDFSSYLEDKKRRLGADAVEPKKLKFKKFSRD; this comes from the coding sequence ATGGCCGGTCAACAATACGTCTTTAATATGCAGGGCCTGTCCAAGACCTATCCGGGCGGCAAGAAGGTGTTCGAGAACATCCACCTGTCCTTCCTGCCGGATGCGAAGATCGGCGTGGTCGGCGTCAACGGCTCTGGTAAGTCGACCCTGCTGCGCATCATGGCGGGCGAGGATACGGAATTTAATGGCGAGGCCAATGCCGCGCCGGGCGCCAAGGTTGGCTACCTCCCGCAGGAGCCGAAGCTCGATGAGAGCATGACGGTGTTTGAAAATATCGCCAGCCAGTGCCCTGAAAAACAGCTCGTCGACAAGTTCAACGAGATCTCGATGAAGCTCGGCGAGGAGTACACCGACGAGCTGATGGAAGAGATGACCGCCATGCAGGAGCAGGTGGACAGCGCTGACGCCTGGGACATCGATTCCAAGATCGAGATGGCCATGGTCGCGCTTGGCTGTCCTGAGGGCGACGCCGCAGTCGACAAGCTCTCCGGCGGTGAAATCCGCCGCGTCGCGATCTGCCAGCTGCTTCTCTCAAAGCCTGACATGATCCTGATGGATGAGCCGACCAACCATCTCGACGCCGAGACTGTGGCATGGCTGCAGAACTATCTGATCAACTTCCCCGGCTGCGTGATCCTCGTCACCCACGACCGGTATTTCCTCGACAAGATCACCGACTGGATCCTCGAAATCGACCGTGGCCGCGGCAATCCTTACAAGGGCAACTATTCCGACTGGGTCGAACAGAAGGCCAAGCGGATGGAGCAGGAAGCCCGTGAGGACGCTGGCAAGAAGCGCACCCTGGCGAAAGAACTCGAATGGGTTCGCGCCGGCGCCAAAGCCCGCCAGACCAAATCCAAGGCGCGTATCCAGTCCTATGAAGAGCGCGCCGCAGAGGCAGAGCGCGAGACCGTCTCGCATGCCCAGATCCGTATTCCGCCCGGCCCGCGTCTCGGCAATATCGTCATCGAGGCCGAAGACCTCCGCAAGGCGTTTGGCAACAATCTCCTGATTGATGACCTTTCCTTCAAACTGCCCCCCGGCGGCATCGTCGGTGTGATCGGTCCGAACGGCGCGGGTAAGTCCACCCTGTTCAAGATGATCCTTGGTCTGGAAGAGCCGGACACTGGTTCGATCCGCGTCGGCGACACGGTCAAGCTCGGCTATGTCGACCAGAGCCGTGACAAGCTCGATGACAAGAAGAACGTCTGGGAAGAGATTTCCGACGGCCTCGACGTGATCAATCTCGGCGGCGTCGAAGTCAGCTCGCGTGCCTATACCGGCGCGTTCAACTTCAAGGGTTCAGACCAGCAGAAGAAGGTTGGCCAGCTCTCAGGCGGTGAGCGTAACCGCGTCCACCTCGCCAAGATGCTGCGGCAGGGTTCTAACTGCCTCCTCCTCGATGAGCCGACCAACGATCTCGACGTTGAAACCCTGCAGGCCCTCGAAGAAGGCCTTGATGGCTTCCCCGGTTCTGTCGTGGTGATCTCGCACGATCGCTGGTTCCTCGACCGCATGGCGACCCACATCCTCGCCTTCGAGGGCGACAGCCATGTTGAATGGTTCGAAGGCGACTTCTCTTCCTATCTCGAAGACAAGAAACGCCGCCTCGGCGCCGATGCAGTCGAGCCGAAGAAGCTCAAGTTCAAGAAGTTCTCGCGGGACTAG